In one Mucilaginibacter ginsenosidivorax genomic region, the following are encoded:
- a CDS encoding TonB-dependent receptor, which translates to MKLTFVLLIAALLHVSAATYSQNISLKVKDVSLLDVFKQLHRQAGVEFVYDDKMLKEAKPISINVVNEPLTKVLDKCFSQQSLSYQMIQNMIVIKRRAVNSHTAVIEQQVLSLTVTGKVVDEKGLPIPAVTVKLKDSNISTSTRGDGTYTIKLPDGTGTLVFTFVGYSPLEIPVNNTTRINVTLKESSTGLSDVVVVAYGQQKKVSVIGAISTVKAEDLKMPVANITDVLAGRVAGIIGVQRSGQPGYDNAEIYIRGISTFTNSSPLVLVDGVERDFGNVDPEDIASFSILKDASATAVYGVRGANGVILIQTKKGRVGKPIINAQYDQGITQFTKIPKFADGVTYMEMANEANRNSNPNDPLPKYSQDRIQKTADGSDPDLYPNVDWFKTLFNKTGQNRRARVNANGGSESAQYYLSLGYYDETGLYKTDQLANYNSAIKFNRYNFTSNLTLRVTKTTKVDFGASGWISNGNYPGSSVDAIWSSAYLLPPIIIPPVYSNGLHSQIRTGDVLNPYNLLTQSGYVTEFKSQLWSNIRVTQDLSFWLKGLSITGMFSFDNYNAHIISRTKTVDGYLATGRDAQGNLLLDKTSIGTSFLGYGRSNGGTRQFYDEAAINYSNNVGKHSFTGLVLFNQSDKEDAFAGDFISSIPYRYMGLAGRVTYAYDNKYLAEANFGYNGSETFAPDHRFGFFPSFGAGWVVSEEKFFKPLADVFQFLKLRYSYGVVGNSNIGGRRFAYISTVGGGNGNYSYGQNGTNQTINGLDIGDYAVSVTWEKAKKQNLGLEVKMLDNVISLTSDVFQEYRTGIFRQRGDVPTYTGLLSLPYANLGEIHNRGVDASLEITKRLGEDWQLGLRGNFTYNKAININDANAPWPYPWQQRIGRPVGQRFGYTALGLFQNDADVANSPYQTGTNKAGDIKYKDLNGDGKIDSYDQGPIGHGSIPAIVYGFGPTINYKGFALAAWFKGISDVDISLNGDGLQPFSQGGERGNLLAQITDRWTPTNTNPHPLYPRLTYGNDNMNYVNSTWWVKNGAFMRMQTLELSYDFAHASWLKHTGMSNLSIYFIGYNLWTVSGFKLWDVELGDGRGAQYPLLKTYNLGLKCTFK; encoded by the coding sequence ATGAAACTCACGTTTGTTTTATTAATAGCGGCATTGCTTCACGTAAGTGCCGCTACTTATTCGCAAAACATCAGCCTGAAAGTGAAAGATGTTTCGCTTTTAGATGTGTTTAAACAATTGCACCGCCAGGCCGGTGTTGAATTTGTGTACGATGATAAAATGCTGAAGGAGGCTAAGCCTATCAGTATAAACGTTGTAAACGAGCCCTTAACAAAGGTGCTTGACAAATGCTTTTCGCAGCAATCCTTAAGCTACCAAATGATTCAGAACATGATTGTTATTAAGCGAAGAGCCGTTAATAGCCATACAGCTGTTATTGAACAACAGGTTTTGTCATTAACCGTAACCGGTAAAGTTGTTGATGAAAAAGGTTTGCCCATACCGGCAGTAACTGTTAAGTTAAAAGATAGTAATATAAGTACATCAACCAGGGGCGATGGCACCTACACCATTAAACTTCCCGACGGTACGGGTACCCTGGTTTTTACTTTTGTTGGTTACAGCCCGCTGGAAATTCCTGTAAATAATACTACCCGCATCAATGTAACCCTTAAGGAATCATCAACAGGCCTAAGCGATGTGGTGGTGGTAGCTTACGGGCAACAGAAAAAGGTAAGTGTTATTGGCGCTATAAGTACCGTAAAGGCCGAAGATTTAAAAATGCCGGTTGCCAATATTACCGATGTACTTGCCGGGCGTGTAGCGGGTATTATAGGCGTGCAACGCAGCGGGCAGCCTGGTTATGATAATGCCGAAATTTATATTCGTGGTATCTCTACCTTTACCAACAGCAGTCCGCTTGTTTTGGTTGATGGGGTAGAGCGCGATTTTGGTAACGTAGATCCTGAAGACATAGCCAGTTTCAGTATCCTGAAAGATGCATCGGCAACGGCTGTGTATGGCGTGCGCGGTGCAAATGGGGTAATTCTTATTCAAACAAAAAAAGGCAGGGTTGGTAAGCCTATCATTAATGCCCAGTACGACCAGGGGATTACCCAATTTACCAAAATTCCGAAATTTGCTGATGGGGTAACTTATATGGAGATGGCCAATGAGGCCAACAGGAATAGTAACCCTAATGATCCGCTGCCTAAGTATTCGCAGGACAGGATCCAAAAAACAGCCGATGGATCGGACCCGGACCTTTACCCCAATGTGGATTGGTTTAAAACACTGTTTAATAAAACAGGCCAAAATCGCCGCGCCCGTGTTAACGCTAACGGCGGGTCGGAGAGTGCTCAATATTACTTGTCTTTAGGCTACTACGACGAAACCGGTTTGTATAAAACAGACCAGTTGGCCAACTATAACTCGGCTATCAAGTTTAACAGGTATAATTTTACATCAAACTTAACACTCAGAGTTACCAAAACCACCAAGGTTGATTTTGGTGCCTCGGGCTGGATAAGCAATGGTAACTACCCCGGCAGTTCTGTAGATGCCATCTGGAGCTCGGCATATTTATTACCGCCAATTATCATTCCGCCTGTATACTCAAACGGGTTGCACTCACAAATCCGTACCGGCGATGTGTTAAACCCCTATAACCTGCTTACCCAAAGTGGCTATGTTACCGAGTTTAAAAGCCAGTTGTGGAGCAATATTCGCGTTACGCAGGATTTGAGCTTTTGGTTGAAAGGTTTGTCAATAACGGGCATGTTTTCATTTGATAATTACAATGCGCATATTATCAGCCGCACCAAAACAGTAGATGGTTACTTAGCCACCGGGCGCGATGCACAGGGCAACCTTTTGCTTGATAAAACATCTATTGGTACCAGTTTTTTGGGCTACGGCCGCAGTAATGGGGGCACCCGCCAGTTTTATGACGAAGCAGCTATAAACTATAGTAATAACGTTGGTAAGCATAGTTTTACAGGTTTGGTGCTGTTTAATCAATCAGATAAAGAAGATGCTTTTGCCGGCGATTTTATCAGCTCGATACCTTACCGGTACATGGGCCTGGCAGGCCGCGTTACCTATGCTTACGATAATAAATACCTGGCCGAAGCCAACTTTGGATACAACGGTTCAGAAACTTTTGCACCCGATCATCGCTTTGGTTTCTTCCCGTCATTCGGCGCCGGATGGGTAGTGTCCGAAGAGAAGTTTTTTAAACCACTTGCGGATGTGTTTCAGTTTCTGAAACTGCGTTACTCCTATGGCGTTGTTGGTAACAGTAATATTGGCGGCCGTCGTTTCGCTTATATATCAACGGTAGGCGGTGGTAATGGCAATTACTCTTACGGCCAAAACGGAACCAACCAAACCATCAACGGACTGGATATTGGCGATTATGCCGTAAGCGTGACCTGGGAAAAAGCAAAAAAGCAAAATTTAGGTTTAGAGGTAAAAATGCTGGATAATGTGATATCCCTTACCTCCGATGTTTTCCAGGAATATCGTACCGGAATATTCCGTCAACGCGGTGATGTGCCCACCTACACAGGTTTATTATCTCTTCCATATGCCAACCTGGGCGAAATACACAACAGGGGAGTAGATGCTTCGCTGGAGATTACCAAACGCCTTGGAGAAGATTGGCAATTGGGACTTCGCGGAAACTTTACCTATAACAAAGCTATCAACATCAATGATGCCAACGCCCCGTGGCCATACCCATGGCAGCAACGGATTGGCCGCCCTGTTGGTCAGCGGTTTGGCTATACCGCTTTGGGGCTATTTCAGAATGATGCCGATGTGGCAAACAGCCCTTACCAAACAGGTACCAACAAAGCCGGGGATATTAAATACAAGGATTTAAATGGCGACGGAAAAATTGACAGCTATGACCAGGGGCCAATTGGACACGGTAGTATCCCCGCAATTGTTTACGGCTTTGGCCCCACTATAAACTATAAGGGTTTCGCGCTTGCAGCATGGTTTAAGGGAATTAGTGATGTTGATATTTCATTGAATGGTGACGGCCTGCAACCCTTTAGCCAGGGTGGCGAACGTGGCAACCTGCTTGCCCAGATAACAGACCGCTGGACACCCACCAACACCAACCCTCATCCACTTTACCCAAGGCTTACTTATGGTAACGACAATATGAACTATGTAAACAGTACATGGTGGGTTAAAAATGGCGCCTTTATGCGGATGCAGACCCTGGAATTAAGCTATGATTTTGCGCACGCAAGCTGGTTAAAACATACAGGAATGTCAAACCTCAGCATTTATTTTATCGGCTACAATTTGTGGACCGTGAGTGGATTTAAACTATGGGATGTTGAATTGGGAGACGGTCGTGGTGCACAGTACCCGCTGCTTAAAACCTATAACCTTGGTTTAAAATGCACCTTTAAATAG
- a CDS encoding RagB/SusD family nutrient uptake outer membrane protein yields the protein MKNTIIKYSVAILILILPCAGCKKYLDQVPNDRVTIEQVFQKKGPSEQYLANVYSYVDDEADQWTQNPWLGNADEADITWSKYTIYDLNIGNISAGNALFDKWNHYYDGIRSATYFINHIKGNAEILALNGQQLIDQYTAEARFLRAYYYFLLMRQYGPVVLMGDKEIPADATANEMQIPRSSFDDCVNYVSSELDKAAAVLPQVPSNNGQASDVQYGRATVGMALAVKSRLLLYAASPLYNGNTDLASFKNKDGKPMINQSYDVAKWKKAADAAKAVIDLGLYSLYKDPGGDPVKSYQNIFLIPWNSEQIFVRKDNNLPSYDVNSMPRQAGGWNGVAVTQEQVDSYYMNDGLPIHESSAYSETGFTTVNGVSVYNMYMNREPRFYASVTYNNSIFQGGNMKSAAPISFFVSGPNGKNGHPTDWSKTGYLVRKNIGTQTNGGSGGNGAAQSRPEILIRLGEIYLNYAEALNEYAPGNADIVKYLNLIRDRAGIPLYGNGAKPIPVPPSQADMRTRIWAERRVELAFEQQRWFDIRRWKIAPQVMGAVHGMNINKDGNDFFNRVVASNHLFRTPASYWFPISQYDMDRSKLVVQNPGW from the coding sequence ATGAAAAATACAATCATAAAATATAGCGTGGCAATACTCATTTTAATATTGCCATGTGCCGGCTGCAAAAAATACCTTGACCAGGTGCCTAATGACCGTGTTACGATAGAACAGGTTTTTCAAAAAAAGGGACCGTCGGAGCAATACCTGGCCAACGTATACAGCTATGTTGATGACGAGGCTGATCAATGGACACAAAACCCATGGCTTGGCAATGCCGACGAAGCAGACATAACGTGGTCTAAATACACCATTTACGATCTTAATATTGGTAACATTAGCGCAGGCAACGCACTTTTTGATAAATGGAACCATTATTACGATGGTATTCGCTCTGCTACTTATTTTATAAACCATATTAAGGGCAATGCAGAAATTTTGGCCCTTAACGGCCAGCAGTTGATAGATCAATACACTGCCGAGGCCAGGTTTTTACGGGCTTACTATTACTTTTTACTGATGCGGCAATATGGCCCGGTTGTATTGATGGGGGATAAAGAAATTCCTGCCGATGCCACTGCAAATGAGATGCAAATACCGCGCAGTTCTTTTGATGATTGCGTAAACTATGTGAGCAGCGAACTGGACAAAGCCGCGGCGGTGTTGCCGCAGGTGCCCTCAAACAACGGGCAGGCAAGTGATGTGCAGTACGGCCGGGCTACGGTAGGTATGGCGCTTGCGGTTAAGTCGCGGTTGTTGTTATATGCAGCAAGTCCATTATATAACGGCAATACCGATTTAGCCAGCTTTAAAAACAAGGATGGCAAACCAATGATTAACCAGAGTTATGACGTTGCCAAATGGAAAAAGGCTGCCGACGCCGCCAAAGCTGTAATTGACCTGGGTTTGTACTCATTATATAAAGACCCTGGTGGCGATCCGGTAAAATCATACCAGAATATATTCCTTATCCCGTGGAACTCCGAGCAGATATTTGTGCGTAAGGACAACAATTTACCATCATATGATGTAAACTCGATGCCCCGCCAGGCCGGCGGCTGGAATGGTGTAGCCGTAACACAGGAGCAGGTAGATTCTTATTATATGAACGATGGCTTGCCTATTCATGAATCATCTGCCTATTCAGAAACTGGTTTTACCACGGTGAACGGTGTTTCGGTTTACAATATGTATATGAATCGCGAGCCGCGTTTTTATGCGTCGGTTACTTATAACAACAGTATTTTCCAGGGCGGCAATATGAAAAGTGCGGCACCCATCTCATTTTTTGTGAGCGGGCCTAACGGCAAAAACGGGCACCCTACAGATTGGTCGAAAACCGGCTATCTGGTCAGGAAAAATATTGGTACGCAAACCAACGGAGGGTCGGGCGGTAACGGCGCTGCCCAGTCACGGCCCGAAATTCTTATTAGGCTTGGCGAAATTTATTTGAATTATGCCGAGGCACTGAACGAATATGCACCCGGCAACGCCGATATTGTCAAATACCTGAATTTGATAAGAGACAGGGCTGGCATCCCGCTATATGGAAATGGTGCAAAACCTATCCCTGTACCGCCAAGCCAGGCAGATATGCGTACACGTATTTGGGCCGAGCGAAGGGTTGAACTTGCTTTTGAACAGCAACGGTGGTTTGACATACGCAGGTGGAAAATTGCGCCACAGGTCATGGGCGCCGTTCATGGTATGAATATCAACAAGGACGGCAATGATTTTTTTAATCGTGTTGTAGCAAGCAACCATCTTTTCCGTACGCCGGCATCTTATTGGTTCCCGATAAGTCAGTATGATATGGACAGATCGAAACTGGTTGTTCAAAATCCAGGATGGTAA
- a CDS encoding BT_3987 domain-containing protein, with protein MLTKNISKFVLFTGLVSSLLYSCKDKVDLPNQPVDSYSQVYMPEAVNNPVVKTFKITDSLQTATYGANFGGQNYPTSDIPITFTVNGAMVDSFNVVNKTNYALLPAGTYTLSNPTATILKGQLSTSPFTISFKTKGADAMDALKTYLLPVSISTTAVKVNQTLRTTFYQVKAQPDFNDYPNYDRSKWQVIGFSSQEASGEGPNNGRAIFALDGNINTFWHSNWSGAAPGPPHYIIIDMGAVATLHGLSFVGRQGDGGGKPNEVNVQVSSDNITWVDAGTFNLLNNKDLQQQFLPGGFKNARYFKVTINSAYNASYMQIAELNAF; from the coding sequence ATGTTAACAAAAAATATTTCAAAGTTTGTATTGTTTACCGGCCTGGTCAGCAGCTTGCTTTATAGCTGTAAGGATAAAGTTGATTTACCAAACCAGCCTGTTGATAGCTATAGCCAGGTTTATATGCCCGAAGCTGTAAATAATCCGGTAGTTAAAACCTTTAAAATAACCGATAGCCTGCAAACCGCTACTTACGGGGCAAACTTTGGCGGGCAAAACTATCCAACCAGCGATATCCCTATTACATTTACTGTAAATGGCGCCATGGTTGATAGTTTCAATGTGGTAAACAAAACCAATTATGCACTTTTGCCGGCCGGGACTTATACACTATCAAACCCAACTGCTACTATTCTTAAAGGCCAGTTAAGTACAAGTCCGTTCACTATATCCTTTAAAACTAAAGGCGCGGATGCTATGGATGCTTTAAAAACGTACCTATTGCCGGTAAGTATCTCCACTACAGCAGTGAAGGTAAATCAAACACTGCGTACTACCTTTTACCAGGTAAAGGCTCAGCCCGATTTTAATGACTACCCAAATTACGACAGATCAAAATGGCAGGTTATAGGTTTTTCATCGCAGGAGGCAAGCGGCGAAGGCCCTAACAATGGCCGTGCAATATTTGCGCTGGATGGTAATATAAACACGTTTTGGCATTCCAATTGGTCGGGCGCGGCGCCCGGGCCTCCGCATTATATTATTATTGATATGGGCGCGGTAGCAACGTTGCATGGCCTGTCATTTGTAGGCCGGCAGGGCGATGGCGGCGGCAAACCCAACGAGGTTAACGTACAGGTAAGCAGTGATAATATTACCTGGGTTGATGCCGGCACATTTAACCTGCTGAATAATAAAGACCTGCAACAACAATTTCTGCCGGGCGGGTTCAAAAACGCTCGGTACTTTAAAGTAACCATCAATTCGGCCTATAACGCATCGTACATGCAGATAGCAGAATTGAACGCTTTTTAA
- a CDS encoding RICIN domain-containing protein: MKKNHLKNKKLMRVIMPLAAGVAVMFSACKKTETPKTDAGQTAGGAKLAVHTSSANAGNADAAFNAYNNAFLVNSGGQTYYKKAINDGTADGTWVASLDILVAEDAYERTGSTAHKTLVNNLCNTWLQNTPPPWTWDGWNDDIGWFSLALIRGYQMTGTANFLTQAKYGFDMAYARGWDTQYNGGGIWEQQPNMTPAGQPINKEALSNNSLGKVACLIYQSTHDQSYLTKATQIYDWVWNHIYNSSTGQVYTGIDRNDVVDHGAAVYNQGTFVDFANLMYQITGNVNYYNDAKRSIDYVKNNMTTNGIITNNAGYLNTWGDEFARGLGHFVRDNHMWSTYYSWMAQNATAIWNNRRTDYNITWNGWDQATPTDNSLTTSKFASAVAWLQYTPGSQPDNLAGVHVIVSSQNGIAVDNASLSGNGTGVVQWGLNNGLSQKWNFTQNEDNSWNIVSQYSWLTLDVPGGATTNGLQLIQYTPARNTNQRWWVDKQSDGTYKIWNQATSGALDNSSSSVNGYKLVQWGWNGGSAQRWLIQ, encoded by the coding sequence ATGAAGAAGAACCATTTAAAAAACAAAAAGCTGATGCGGGTCATTATGCCGCTCGCGGCCGGGGTAGCCGTCATGTTTTCGGCTTGTAAGAAAACAGAAACCCCTAAGACAGACGCCGGGCAAACGGCGGGAGGGGCAAAGCTGGCTGTACATACCAGCTCGGCCAATGCAGGCAATGCCGATGCCGCTTTTAACGCATATAATAACGCGTTCCTGGTAAATTCCGGCGGGCAAACCTATTATAAAAAAGCCATTAATGACGGTACTGCCGATGGAACCTGGGTGGCATCGCTGGATATTTTAGTGGCCGAAGATGCCTATGAGCGCACTGGCAGCACCGCACATAAAACATTGGTAAATAACCTTTGTAATACCTGGCTGCAAAACACCCCGCCACCATGGACATGGGATGGCTGGAATGATGATATTGGCTGGTTTTCGCTGGCGCTTATCCGCGGTTATCAAATGACAGGTACGGCTAATTTTCTAACTCAGGCCAAATATGGTTTTGATATGGCCTACGCCCGCGGCTGGGATACCCAGTATAATGGCGGCGGTATTTGGGAGCAACAACCTAATATGACACCGGCCGGGCAGCCTATCAACAAAGAGGCTTTATCAAACAACAGCTTAGGTAAGGTGGCCTGTCTCATTTACCAAAGTACGCACGATCAATCGTATTTAACCAAAGCTACCCAGATTTATGACTGGGTTTGGAACCATATTTACAATTCAAGTACCGGGCAGGTTTATACCGGAATTGACCGCAATGATGTGGTTGACCATGGTGCGGCCGTTTACAACCAGGGCACGTTTGTTGATTTTGCCAACCTGATGTACCAGATAACCGGCAATGTGAATTATTACAACGATGCCAAACGATCCATCGACTACGTGAAAAACAATATGACCACTAATGGTATTATCACCAACAATGCAGGCTACCTGAATACCTGGGGTGATGAGTTTGCCCGCGGACTTGGCCATTTTGTACGCGATAATCACATGTGGAGCACCTATTACTCATGGATGGCCCAAAATGCAACCGCCATTTGGAACAACCGCCGTACCGACTATAATATTACCTGGAACGGCTGGGACCAGGCTACGCCTACCGACAATAGCTTAACCACAAGTAAGTTTGCCAGTGCGGTGGCCTGGTTGCAATACACGCCGGGATCGCAGCCCGATAACCTTGCCGGTGTGCACGTTATTGTGAGCAGCCAAAATGGTATTGCTGTAGATAATGCCAGCCTGAGCGGCAACGGAACCGGCGTGGTACAATGGGGATTGAATAACGGGCTGAGCCAAAAGTGGAATTTTACCCAAAACGAGGATAATTCATGGAATATTGTTAGCCAATACAGCTGGCTTACATTAGATGTCCCAGGAGGTGCCACAACTAACGGGCTTCAACTTATTCAGTACACGCCAGCCAGGAATACCAACCAACGTTGGTGGGTTGACAAGCAATCGGATGGTACTTACAAAATATGGAACCAGGCAACAAGCGGGGCGTTGGACAATTCCAGTTCATCTGTAAATGGTTATAAACTTGTTCAATGGGGCTGGAATGGTGGCAGCGCCCAGCGTTGGCTAATCCAATAA
- a CDS encoding SDR family oxidoreductase, translating into MKKTVLITGASSGFGKEAVKLFHKNNWNVIATMRSPEKETELQALDQVLVIKLDVTDKTSIQNAVKTGIEKFGQIDVLVNNAGYGAFGALEAATEAEIKRQFDVNFFGLIEVTQALIPVMRQQRSGVIINVSSIGGKVTFPFSSLYHATKFAVEGLTEAIQYELNPLGIRLKIIEPGGYKTEFAGRSIAIFGVGESGDYQASFDKFISAVQQWPMSENIGEVADAIYDAATDGTEKLRYSVGHDAGLIIEARHQMDDVDFKKMIVGQMGI; encoded by the coding sequence ATGAAAAAGACAGTATTAATAACCGGCGCTTCATCAGGTTTTGGAAAAGAGGCCGTTAAATTATTTCATAAAAACAACTGGAACGTGATAGCTACCATGCGTTCACCAGAAAAAGAAACGGAGTTACAGGCTCTTGACCAGGTTTTGGTAATTAAATTAGATGTAACCGACAAAACCAGCATACAAAATGCCGTAAAAACCGGTATCGAAAAGTTTGGCCAGATTGATGTATTGGTAAACAACGCGGGTTATGGTGCATTTGGCGCATTGGAAGCTGCTACCGAAGCCGAGATCAAGCGACAGTTCGACGTTAATTTCTTCGGGCTGATTGAGGTAACACAAGCCTTAATACCGGTTATGCGTCAACAAAGATCTGGCGTTATCATCAACGTTTCTTCTATAGGTGGCAAGGTTACCTTCCCATTCTCGTCGCTTTACCATGCCACTAAATTCGCGGTGGAAGGTTTAACCGAAGCTATACAATATGAGCTCAACCCCCTGGGTATCCGGTTAAAAATTATAGAACCTGGCGGCTATAAAACCGAATTTGCTGGGCGTTCGATAGCCATTTTCGGCGTTGGCGAATCTGGCGATTACCAGGCCTCCTTTGATAAATTTATCAGCGCAGTACAGCAATGGCCGATGTCTGAAAATATAGGAGAAGTTGCTGATGCCATTTATGACGCGGCTACCGATGGTACCGAAAAACTGCGTTACTCCGTAGGTCACGACGCCGGGCTAATAATTGAGGCAAGGCATCAGATGGATGATGTGGATTTCAAAAAAATGATAGTAGGCCAAATGGGCATTTAA
- a CDS encoding helix-turn-helix domain-containing protein — MPDKYIDIKSISDLHRMVHYTSPRHPLVSVIDHCDFYKSYHPKADVFYRFGFYIISCKKFDGLLKYGKGHYDFNEGSLMFTAPDQVLGPGPDVQVEEGWALFIHPDLIHGTDLGKKIHQYSFFNYEINEALHISEEEKQIIKDCVAKIEKEYAQNIDKHSQGLIVSNIELLLNYCNRFYDRQFYTRAKVNSDVVQQFEKLLKDYFSQDNLIERGLPNVSYFASRLNLSPNYLSDLLGKFTGKTTQEHIHLELIDKAKIMLWGSSQSISEIAYRLGFEHPSHFTKIFKTKTGKSPSEYRLLN, encoded by the coding sequence ATGCCCGATAAATACATTGACATCAAATCGATAAGCGATTTGCACCGGATGGTACATTACACCTCGCCCAGGCATCCACTGGTAAGTGTGATAGATCATTGCGACTTTTATAAGAGCTACCATCCTAAAGCAGATGTGTTTTACCGGTTTGGGTTTTATATCATTTCGTGTAAAAAGTTTGACGGATTGTTAAAATACGGCAAGGGACATTATGATTTTAATGAGGGCTCGCTAATGTTTACCGCTCCCGACCAGGTTCTTGGCCCCGGGCCTGATGTTCAGGTGGAAGAAGGCTGGGCGCTGTTCATCCATCCCGACTTGATCCATGGCACCGATCTGGGCAAGAAGATACATCAGTATTCGTTTTTTAATTATGAGATAAACGAGGCGCTGCACATTTCAGAAGAGGAAAAACAGATCATTAAAGATTGTGTGGCCAAGATAGAAAAAGAGTATGCACAAAACATCGATAAGCATTCGCAGGGCCTGATTGTTAGTAATATTGAATTGCTGTTGAATTATTGTAACCGGTTTTATGACCGGCAGTTTTATACCAGGGCAAAGGTTAATTCGGATGTTGTACAGCAGTTTGAAAAATTATTAAAAGATTATTTTTCTCAAGACAACCTCATAGAAAGGGGACTGCCCAACGTGAGTTATTTTGCCTCCCGGCTCAACCTGTCGCCTAATTACCTGTCTGACCTGTTGGGTAAATTCACAGGTAAAACCACACAGGAACATATTCACCTGGAACTGATAGATAAAGCGAAAATCATGCTATGGGGCAGTAGCCAGTCAATCAGCGAGATAGCCTACCGGCTGGGATTTGAGCACCCATCGCATTTTACGAAAATATTTAAAACAAAAACAGGGAAATCGCCAAGTGAGTACAGGCTATTAAATTGA
- a CDS encoding NAD-dependent epimerase/dehydratase family protein has protein sequence MKILVTGATGKVGSRLVPRLIARGYDVRVLVRDAANAPAGAEIVVGDLFEAATLAPAVAGADAVIHLAALFRTFTDNEGIIKTNHNGTIALADAAVAAGIKRFIFTSTGNVYGAGYGHPAKEDDFVNINDPRAYSSSKIAAEQELLKMDLNVSVLRLGFVYGDKDPHIAEIIPLLKKMKRHSGSRMHMVHHLDVAQALILLLQNDNVSGEIFNIADDAPITLYELADSVGQASVTFDTPEAALNDPFEGIMDISKLRRIAGFRPLVPSYYVARDLDIL, from the coding sequence ATGAAAATATTAGTAACCGGCGCTACCGGCAAGGTAGGCAGCAGATTAGTTCCACGCTTAATAGCCAGGGGCTATGACGTCCGGGTGTTGGTGCGTGATGCCGCGAACGCCCCGGCAGGCGCTGAAATTGTAGTGGGCGACCTATTTGAAGCCGCAACCTTAGCACCGGCCGTGGCCGGCGCAGATGCCGTGATCCATCTTGCAGCACTATTCCGCACCTTTACTGACAACGAAGGTATTATCAAAACCAATCATAATGGCACCATAGCGCTGGCAGATGCCGCCGTAGCCGCAGGTATCAAACGATTTATTTTTACCAGCACGGGGAACGTCTACGGTGCCGGCTACGGACACCCGGCAAAAGAAGACGACTTTGTTAACATCAATGACCCCAGAGCCTATTCATCCAGCAAAATTGCCGCGGAACAAGAACTGTTAAAAATGGATTTGAATGTAAGCGTACTGCGTTTAGGCTTTGTTTACGGTGATAAAGACCCGCATATTGCCGAGATCATCCCCTTGCTCAAAAAAATGAAACGTCATTCCGGCTCCCGGATGCACATGGTCCACCATTTGGACGTAGCCCAGGCGTTAATATTGTTGCTGCAAAACGATAACGTAAGCGGCGAGATTTTCAATATCGCCGATGACGCGCCGATAACACTGTATGAACTTGCCGATTCCGTTGGACAGGCGTCTGTTACATTTGATACCCCCGAGGCAGCCCTGAATGACCCTTTTGAAGGCATCATGGACATTTCAAAACTCAGGCGCATCGCAGGTTTTCGGCCATTGGTACCTAGTTATTACGTCGCACGCGACCTTGATATTTTGTAA